One Hydrogenophaga crassostreae genomic region harbors:
- a CDS encoding acyl-CoA dehydrogenase family protein, giving the protein MDFDHTPQAQALQHRLLDFMARYVLPHNAAWHQSVQQGIYPPPFLEDLKSLAREEGLWNLFLPGLRDDEPGTRLSNLDYAPLAETMGRLPWASEVFNCSAPDTGNTELLHRFATPAQRTLWLEPLLNGEIRSAFAMSEPDVASSDPTNLQTTVKRDDGALVLNGRKWFITGVAHPNCKLLIVMARNATGHDNPPDKHHDHSMLLLPLDTPGVEVVRNIPVVHHHAPEGHCEIVFRNVRVPVDHLLGGWGEGFAMAQARLGPGRVHHCMRTIGQCELALELASERALERESFGRHLSDYANVQEWIALSRIEIDQARLLVLRCAWLLDHPERTGVATVRAQVAAIKVVAAGLQTRVMDRAMQIFGAMGLSPDTPLAYFWTWGRALHLMDGPDEVHLRSVARHELAQAKERMGASAAYFTTPEQLRTPPHLSA; this is encoded by the coding sequence ATGGACTTCGACCACACCCCTCAGGCTCAGGCCTTGCAACACCGTTTGCTGGACTTCATGGCGCGCTACGTGCTGCCGCACAACGCGGCATGGCACCAGTCGGTGCAGCAAGGCATCTACCCGCCTCCATTTCTGGAAGACCTCAAGTCTCTGGCGCGTGAAGAGGGCCTGTGGAACCTGTTCCTGCCCGGCCTGCGCGATGACGAGCCTGGCACCCGGCTGAGCAATCTCGATTACGCGCCGCTGGCCGAAACCATGGGCCGCCTGCCCTGGGCATCCGAGGTGTTCAACTGCAGCGCGCCCGACACCGGCAACACGGAGCTGCTGCACCGCTTCGCCACACCAGCGCAGCGCACGTTGTGGCTGGAGCCCTTGCTGAACGGCGAGATCCGCTCGGCCTTCGCCATGTCCGAACCCGACGTGGCCTCGTCCGACCCGACCAACCTGCAGACCACCGTCAAACGGGATGACGGCGCTTTGGTGCTCAATGGCCGCAAGTGGTTCATCACCGGCGTGGCCCATCCGAACTGCAAGCTGCTGATCGTGATGGCACGCAACGCCACCGGGCACGACAACCCCCCCGACAAACACCACGACCACAGCATGTTGCTGCTGCCCCTGGACACCCCCGGCGTGGAGGTGGTGCGCAACATCCCGGTGGTGCACCACCACGCACCCGAGGGCCACTGCGAAATCGTGTTCCGAAACGTGCGCGTGCCGGTCGACCACCTGCTCGGCGGCTGGGGTGAAGGTTTTGCCATGGCACAAGCCCGACTGGGGCCGGGCCGTGTGCACCACTGCATGCGCACCATCGGCCAGTGCGAGCTGGCCTTGGAGCTGGCCAGCGAACGCGCCCTGGAGCGCGAAAGCTTTGGCCGGCATCTGTCGGACTACGCCAACGTACAGGAATGGATCGCCCTGTCGCGCATCGAGATCGATCAGGCGCGCCTGCTGGTGCTGCGCTGCGCCTGGTTGCTCGACCATCCCGAACGCACCGGCGTGGCTACCGTGCGTGCGCAGGTGGCCGCCATCAAGGTGGTGGCCGCCGGTCTGCAAACGCGGGTGATGGACCGAGCCATGCAGATCTTCGGCGCCATGGGCCTGTCGCCCGACACACCACTGGCCTACTTCTGGACCTGGGGCCGCGCCCTGCATCTGATGGACGGCCCCGACGAAGTCCATCTGCGCAGTGTGGCGCGGCATGAGTTGGCGCAAGCCAAGGAGCGCATGGGCGCATCGGCGGCCTACTTCACCACGCCGGAGCAACTGCGCACGCCACCCCACCTTTCGGCGTGA
- a CDS encoding LLM class flavin-dependent oxidoreductase, with protein sequence MKSLKDIRLSLLDLVAVREGGTVADALSIARQTAQHAERLGFQRYWLAEHHNMSGIASSATAVLVGHIAGATSTLRVGSGGVMLPNHAPLVVAEAFGTLAELYPGRIDLGLGRAPGTDPMTMRALRRDRHESEDDFPRDVAELQRLLAPEQPGQKLVAMPGAGTNVPIWLLGSSLFSAQLAAERGLPYAFASHFAPRFLLQAIDMYRHNFKPSAQLDKPYVIVGVPFIGAPTDAEAQYLASSTYQRVLGILTGKRGQLPAPVEGFMERIDPQAKAAIADFLACAVVGGVETAQAGFQQLADATNADEFMLVSDVFDSALRLRSLDIAAQAMGLTAPT encoded by the coding sequence ATGAAATCCCTGAAAGACATTCGCCTCTCCCTGCTCGACCTGGTTGCCGTGCGCGAAGGTGGCACGGTGGCCGACGCGCTGAGCATCGCCCGCCAGACCGCCCAACACGCCGAACGTCTCGGTTTCCAGCGCTACTGGCTGGCCGAGCACCACAACATGAGCGGCATCGCCAGCTCAGCCACGGCGGTTTTGGTGGGTCATATCGCTGGGGCTACATCCACTTTGCGGGTGGGCTCGGGCGGGGTGATGCTGCCCAACCATGCGCCTCTGGTGGTGGCCGAGGCCTTTGGCACGCTGGCCGAGCTGTACCCCGGGCGCATTGACCTGGGCCTGGGCCGGGCGCCAGGCACCGACCCCATGACCATGCGGGCCCTGCGCCGCGACCGGCATGAATCTGAAGACGATTTTCCGCGCGATGTGGCCGAGCTGCAGCGCTTGCTGGCGCCCGAACAGCCGGGGCAGAAGCTGGTTGCCATGCCCGGCGCGGGTACCAACGTGCCAATCTGGCTGCTGGGATCCAGCCTGTTTTCCGCGCAGCTGGCGGCCGAGCGGGGCCTGCCCTATGCCTTCGCGTCGCACTTCGCACCGCGTTTTCTGCTGCAGGCGATCGACATGTACCGCCACAATTTCAAGCCGTCGGCGCAGCTGGACAAACCCTATGTGATCGTTGGCGTGCCGTTCATTGGCGCGCCCACCGACGCCGAAGCGCAGTACCTCGCCAGCAGCACCTACCAGCGTGTGCTCGGCATCCTGACCGGCAAGCGCGGACAGTTGCCGGCGCCGGTCGAGGGCTTCATGGAGCGCATCGACCCCCAGGCCAAAGCCGCCATTGCCGACTTTCTGGCCTGCGCCGTGGTCGGCGGTGTCGAGACGGCGCAAGCCGGGTTCCAGCAACTGGCCGACGCCACCAACGCCGACGAGTTCATGCTCGTCAGCGATGTGTTTGATTCGGCGCTGAGACTGCGTTCGCTGGACATCGCTGCACAGGCCATGGGCCTGACGGCGCCTACCTGA
- a CDS encoding SirB2 family protein — MQPETIAWAYPLAFWTHIALVIASVSLFAMRGLGVLAGQIWPMCQIWRGLSVWIDVGLLSAGGTLWFMLQFNPWHDHWLGAKLILLVVYILLGSMALKRAPTRAAKALFFAAALLCVAFMASIALHHSPLGWWA, encoded by the coding sequence ATGCAACCCGAAACCATCGCCTGGGCCTACCCGCTCGCCTTCTGGACCCATATTGCACTGGTCATTGCCAGCGTGAGCCTGTTCGCCATGCGCGGTCTGGGCGTGCTGGCCGGTCAGATCTGGCCCATGTGCCAGATCTGGCGCGGTTTGAGCGTCTGGATCGATGTGGGCCTGCTCAGCGCCGGCGGCACGCTGTGGTTCATGCTGCAATTCAACCCCTGGCATGACCACTGGCTGGGCGCCAAGCTGATCTTGCTGGTGGTCTACATCCTGCTGGGCAGCATGGCGCTCAAACGCGCGCCCACCCGCGCGGCCAAAGCCCTGTTCTTCGCTGCCGCCTTGTTGTGCGTGGCTTTCATGGCGTCCATCGCCCTGCACCACAGCCCGCTGGGCTGGTGGGCCTGA
- a CDS encoding PepSY domain-containing protein has translation MTRQPLQQPRYPFTHRIRTLAAASMALIGIGSGHALASEPKDRVICTDAPQSTWMSEAQARKRFQADTYLLVTFKLSSERCHEFYAVEHGGSAIEAYVHPVTGEVVRLTRIPLPGKATLPEKTMDAQPKAAAPLRTP, from the coding sequence GTGACAAGGCAACCCCTGCAACAACCCCGCTACCCGTTCACACACCGCATCCGGACCCTGGCCGCGGCTTCGATGGCATTGATCGGCATCGGCTCTGGCCATGCCCTGGCCAGTGAGCCCAAAGACCGGGTGATCTGCACCGATGCCCCGCAATCCACCTGGATGTCGGAAGCACAAGCGCGCAAGCGTTTCCAGGCAGACACATACTTGTTGGTGACCTTCAAGTTATCGAGCGAAAGGTGCCACGAGTTTTACGCGGTCGAACATGGCGGCTCGGCGATCGAGGCCTATGTGCATCCGGTCACGGGTGAAGTGGTGCGCTTGACCCGCATTCCGCTGCCCGGCAAAGCGACCCTCCCGGAGAAGACTATGGACGCCCAGCCCAAAGCCGCGGCACCCCTCAGAACGCCATGA
- a CDS encoding glutaredoxin, with translation MPRAILEETHIHAAIRDKVAQQHHDIVAEVSAAVERNAVVVVGMGMNPMCKKARKALDAAGQAHAYLEYGNYFNTWRRRNALKMWTGWATFPMVFVKGTLVGGAQELEALLASGAFKTLLK, from the coding sequence ATGCCCCGTGCCATTCTTGAAGAAACCCACATCCACGCCGCGATTCGCGACAAGGTGGCTCAGCAACACCACGACATCGTGGCCGAAGTGAGCGCCGCTGTCGAGCGCAACGCCGTGGTCGTGGTGGGCATGGGCATGAACCCCATGTGCAAGAAGGCCCGCAAGGCGCTGGACGCCGCCGGGCAGGCCCACGCGTATCTGGAGTATGGCAACTACTTCAATACCTGGCGCCGGCGCAACGCTTTGAAGATGTGGACCGGCTGGGCCACGTTCCCGATGGTGTTCGTGAAAGGCACGCTGGTGGGCGGCGCGCAGGAGCTCGAAGCGTTGTTGGCCAGCGGCGCATTCAAAACGCTGTTGAAGTGA
- a CDS encoding alkene reductase: MTTLFDPVQVGAIHLANRIVMAPLTRNRAPDAIPTPLMATYYTQRASAGLLITEATAISQQAQGYADVPGLYAQEHVEGWKAITKSVHAAGGKIVTQLWHVGRISHSELQPHFGKPVAPSAATANAKTVLIKDGVPVFVDTSEPRALELEEIPGIVQDYRHAALSAIAAGFDGVEIHAANGYLIDQFLKTDSNRRTDDYGGSIENRARFLLEVVAAVADAIGGDRTGIRLSPVTPANDAHDAEPQPLFEHVVRELAPMKLAYLHLIEGSTGGPRDLPERPFDYAAMKAAYRSAGGQGAWMVNNGYDLTMSEQALKDGADLVAYGRSFISNPDLVARLKAGGPFNKAERATFYGGGAKGYTDYPTLAD; the protein is encoded by the coding sequence ATGACCACTTTGTTCGACCCTGTCCAAGTCGGCGCCATTCATCTGGCCAACCGCATCGTCATGGCACCGCTCACACGCAACCGTGCGCCCGACGCCATTCCCACGCCTCTGATGGCCACCTATTACACCCAGCGCGCCAGCGCCGGCCTGCTGATCACCGAGGCCACCGCCATCAGCCAGCAGGCGCAGGGCTACGCCGATGTGCCCGGGCTCTACGCCCAGGAACACGTTGAAGGCTGGAAGGCCATCACAAAATCGGTGCACGCCGCGGGCGGCAAGATCGTCACCCAGCTCTGGCACGTGGGCCGCATTTCCCACAGCGAACTGCAACCGCATTTTGGCAAGCCCGTGGCCCCGTCTGCGGCTACCGCCAATGCCAAAACCGTGCTCATCAAAGACGGCGTGCCCGTGTTTGTGGACACCTCCGAGCCCCGTGCCCTGGAACTCGAAGAAATCCCCGGCATCGTGCAGGACTACCGCCATGCCGCCCTGAGCGCGATTGCCGCGGGCTTTGACGGGGTCGAAATCCACGCCGCCAACGGTTACCTGATCGACCAGTTCCTGAAAACCGACAGCAACCGCCGCACCGACGACTACGGCGGCAGCATCGAAAACCGCGCCCGCTTCCTGCTGGAAGTGGTCGCCGCCGTGGCCGATGCCATCGGCGGTGACCGCACCGGTATCCGCCTGTCGCCCGTGACCCCGGCCAACGATGCACACGACGCCGAGCCCCAGCCGCTGTTTGAACACGTGGTGCGCGAGCTGGCCCCGATGAAACTGGCCTATCTGCACCTCATCGAAGGCTCCACCGGTGGCCCGCGCGACCTGCCCGAGCGTCCGTTTGACTACGCCGCCATGAAAGCCGCCTACCGCAGCGCGGGCGGCCAAGGGGCCTGGATGGTGAACAACGGCTATGACCTGACCATGTCCGAGCAGGCGCTCAAGGATGGCGCCGACCTGGTGGCCTACGGCCGCTCCTTCATTTCCAACCCCGATCTGGTTGCCCGCCTCAAAGCCGGTGGCCCGTTCAACAAAGCCGAGCGCGCCACCTTCTACGGCGGCGGCGCCAAGGGCTACACCGACTACCCCACGCTGGCGGACTGA
- a CDS encoding ATP-binding response regulator, with translation MTTQVAATGVVDAATAQRVLREQVASLFATVKSATIADTLLAWTVGTLFYWQLRDPLVLWWVGLHFLEVLRYPSQAAYHRDPGAADRSAFWANRHWKEMLFYSCVWGALPWMMMPVDNLSLTSMIVLVIVGLCSTGLPAVAARWPSVLAFVLPMNIGLIGALLWHGSNTHYVLAFFVAVYLLATFQIGHALNKMLTDSLLARFEKEALAEQIAEQMAVTQRLSDEKTRFFASASHDLRQPLHAIALFGAVLERELEGHSAGAHANRLMQAVHVMGNSLDTMLDMSRLDAGVVRPELSAIPLKPMLQAINHLFASRAEEKGLQLRMRTTELWVLTDPELLQRLLANLVENAIKYTDQGGVLVLARAKRDAVWIEVIDTGRGIAADNQEKIFEAFYQIDNPGRDRNQGLGMGLSIVRRLSHLLHHPLQLTSRPDVGTRFRLTLPLAQPQAPVTGASHAAGASPGSASTLSGGQPRAPAQPSPAMVLPSPILLLDDEADIGDAMAALLTSHGVQLTVVTHEAAAQEAFTQATLNAQPYAALICDYRLAEGADGLEAAHRLRARFNPDLPFLLVTGETSPQRLQRVRDSGVPVLFKPVVAQALLQTLAKMVTKP, from the coding sequence TTGACCACACAAGTCGCTGCCACGGGCGTCGTCGATGCCGCCACCGCTCAGCGTGTGCTGCGCGAACAGGTGGCCTCGCTCTTTGCCACGGTCAAGAGCGCGACCATCGCCGACACCCTGCTGGCCTGGACGGTGGGCACCCTGTTCTACTGGCAGCTGCGCGACCCATTGGTGCTGTGGTGGGTAGGCCTGCACTTCCTTGAAGTGTTGCGCTACCCGAGCCAGGCGGCCTACCACCGCGATCCCGGGGCGGCCGATCGCAGTGCCTTCTGGGCGAACCGGCACTGGAAGGAGATGCTCTTCTACTCATGCGTCTGGGGCGCGCTGCCCTGGATGATGATGCCTGTCGACAACCTGTCCCTGACGTCGATGATCGTGCTCGTCATAGTCGGCCTGTGCAGCACGGGCCTGCCGGCGGTGGCCGCGCGCTGGCCCTCGGTACTCGCTTTCGTGCTGCCCATGAACATCGGATTGATCGGCGCGCTGCTCTGGCACGGCAGCAACACACACTATGTCTTGGCATTTTTTGTTGCGGTGTACTTGCTGGCCACTTTTCAAATCGGCCATGCGCTCAACAAGATGCTCACCGACTCGCTGCTCGCACGCTTCGAGAAAGAAGCGCTGGCCGAACAGATTGCCGAACAGATGGCGGTCACCCAGCGCCTGAGCGATGAAAAGACACGCTTCTTTGCGTCCGCCAGCCACGATCTTCGCCAACCCCTGCACGCCATTGCCCTGTTTGGCGCGGTGCTGGAACGGGAGCTGGAAGGCCACAGCGCAGGAGCGCATGCGAACCGGCTCATGCAGGCGGTGCATGTCATGGGCAACTCGCTCGACACCATGCTGGACATGTCGCGGCTCGATGCCGGTGTGGTGCGGCCCGAACTGAGCGCGATACCGCTGAAACCCATGCTGCAGGCGATCAACCATTTGTTTGCCTCGCGCGCAGAAGAAAAGGGCCTGCAACTGCGGATGCGCACCACCGAGCTGTGGGTACTGACCGACCCGGAACTGCTGCAACGCCTGCTCGCCAACCTGGTGGAGAACGCCATCAAATACACCGATCAAGGTGGGGTGCTGGTGCTGGCGCGGGCCAAACGGGATGCGGTCTGGATCGAGGTGATCGACACTGGTCGTGGCATCGCTGCCGACAACCAGGAAAAGATTTTTGAGGCGTTCTACCAGATCGACAACCCCGGGCGCGACCGCAACCAGGGTCTTGGCATGGGCCTCTCCATCGTGCGGCGACTGTCCCATTTGCTGCATCACCCGCTGCAGCTGACCTCGCGACCCGATGTGGGCACCCGGTTTCGGCTCACCTTGCCTCTCGCACAGCCTCAGGCACCCGTCACCGGCGCGAGCCATGCCGCAGGAGCCAGCCCCGGTTCGGCCTCGACCTTGTCGGGGGGACAACCCCGCGCGCCCGCCCAGCCGTCGCCAGCCATGGTCTTGCCATCGCCCATTCTTCTGCTGGACGATGAGGCCGACATCGGCGACGCCATGGCCGCCTTGCTGACCTCGCACGGCGTGCAGCTCACGGTGGTGACCCACGAAGCGGCCGCGCAAGAGGCGTTCACCCAGGCGACCCTGAATGCACAGCCCTACGCCGCCCTGATCTGCGACTACCGTCTGGCCGAAGGCGCCGATGGCCTGGAAGCCGCCCACCGCCTGAGGGCCCGGTTCAATCCCGATCTGCCCTTCCTGCTGGTCACCGGAGAAACCTCGCCACAACGGCTGCAGCGCGTGCGCGACAGCGGTGTGCCCGTTTTGTTCAAGCCCGTCGTCGCACAGGCCTTGCTTCAAACCCTGGCAAAGATGGTCACCAAACCCTGA
- a CDS encoding YbaN family protein, producing the protein MPDSQEAAPPPPPALHRSPTVRALLWVAGSVALVLGVIGIVLPGLPTTPFILLAAACYAKASPRLHQWLLNHRWFGPMLRDWESDHSLTRRTKTVAVVSMLVMVGFSIWTFHGRPAVQLVLLATGAIGAFVVLRIPTRKP; encoded by the coding sequence ATGCCCGATTCACAAGAAGCCGCCCCGCCGCCGCCCCCGGCCCTGCACCGCTCGCCCACCGTGCGCGCGCTGCTCTGGGTCGCCGGCAGCGTTGCACTCGTGCTGGGCGTCATCGGCATCGTGTTACCCGGTCTGCCCACCACGCCCTTCATCCTGCTCGCAGCCGCCTGCTACGCCAAAGCTTCGCCGCGCCTGCACCAATGGCTGCTCAACCACCGCTGGTTCGGCCCCATGCTGCGCGACTGGGAAAGCGACCACAGCCTGACCCGACGCACCAAGACCGTGGCCGTGGTCTCCATGCTGGTGATGGTGGGCTTCTCCATCTGGACGTTTCACGGGCGGCCAGCCGTGCAGCTGGTTTTGCTGGCCACCGGGGCCATCGGCGCGTTTGTCGTGCTGCGCATCCCGACCAGAAAACCATGA
- a CDS encoding response regulator transcription factor produces the protein MNTNLQPRHDAPLPKGILVVDDHELLRLGLRTLVQSHAQGNGQAVTVFEAHSLQEALAMFGKNATAIQLVLLDLHLPDAHGLSGLRAFKSQYPDAHVIVLSGSSDPGLQRDALAMGARAYLTKSGDLDQVVHYIASMDLPSLHKAPNPSPQEQAFPTASATGGAPLAMGRSVRTTTGEWVQLTVRQAQVLDWILIGWSNRQIADHAKLSEGTVKNHVSTLLLTLGARSRAQLISQLR, from the coding sequence ATGAACACCAACCTGCAACCCCGTCACGATGCGCCTTTGCCCAAAGGCATTCTGGTGGTCGATGACCACGAACTGCTGCGTCTGGGGCTTCGCACACTGGTGCAATCCCATGCACAGGGCAATGGACAGGCAGTGACCGTTTTTGAGGCCCACAGCCTGCAAGAAGCACTGGCCATGTTTGGCAAAAACGCGACCGCCATCCAGCTGGTGTTGCTTGATCTGCATTTGCCCGATGCCCACGGCCTGTCGGGCTTGCGTGCTTTCAAAAGCCAATACCCAGACGCCCATGTGATCGTGCTCTCGGGCTCCAGCGACCCCGGCCTTCAGCGCGACGCGCTGGCCATGGGCGCCCGCGCTTACCTCACCAAATCGGGCGACCTGGATCAGGTGGTGCACTACATCGCCAGCATGGATCTGCCCAGTCTGCACAAAGCGCCGAACCCCAGTCCCCAGGAGCAAGCCTTTCCCACCGCTTCGGCAACGGGTGGCGCTCCATTGGCGATGGGCCGCTCTGTCCGCACAACCACGGGCGAGTGGGTGCAGCTCACGGTGCGACAGGCTCAGGTGCTCGACTGGATCCTGATCGGGTGGTCCAACCGCCAGATTGCCGACCATGCCAAGCTCAGCGAAGGCACGGTGAAAAACCACGTCTCCACCCTGCTGCTGACGTTGGGCGCGCGCTCGCGGGCCCAGCTCATCAGCCAATTGCGTTGA
- a CDS encoding phosphatase PAP2 family protein, translating to MNTASDPFRSLWRPLLVGAFVAAMVFVFLKLGSEVVEGETQGFDQRILHWAQALRAQHTGLAEIMRDLTALGSEAVLTLLTVITVAYLALFGSKRLAALVAVAMISGTTLVNVFKDLFGRARPDLAFAELSASGLSFPSGHTTMSAVAFLTMGALIAATRRCPQERFYILLVAGLLTLLVGFSRIALGVHWTTDVIGGWAFGSAWAVVWLQVARTFVKR from the coding sequence ATGAACACAGCCTCCGACCCCTTTCGCAGCCTCTGGCGCCCGCTGCTCGTGGGCGCTTTCGTCGCGGCCATGGTGTTCGTGTTCTTGAAGCTGGGCTCGGAAGTGGTGGAAGGCGAAACACAGGGCTTTGATCAGCGCATCCTGCACTGGGCGCAAGCCCTGCGCGCCCAGCACACCGGTCTGGCAGAAATCATGCGCGATCTCACCGCCCTGGGCAGCGAAGCGGTGCTGACCCTGCTCACGGTCATCACCGTGGCTTACCTCGCGCTGTTTGGCTCCAAACGTCTGGCCGCCCTGGTGGCCGTGGCCATGATCTCGGGCACCACGCTGGTCAATGTGTTCAAAGACCTGTTCGGTCGCGCCCGCCCCGATCTCGCCTTTGCCGAACTCTCGGCCTCGGGCCTGAGCTTTCCCAGCGGCCACACCACCATGTCAGCCGTCGCTTTTCTCACCATGGGCGCCCTGATCGCCGCCACCCGCAGGTGCCCCCAGGAGCGCTTCTATATCTTGCTGGTCGCGGGCCTGCTCACGCTGCTGGTGGGTTTTAGCCGCATCGCCCTGGGCGTGCACTGGACCACCGACGTCATCGGTGGCTGGGCATTTGGCTCGGCCTGGGCGGTGGTGTGGCTGCAGGTGGCTCGGACGTTTGTGAAACGGTGA
- a CDS encoding phosphoglycerate kinase has product MSFIRFSDLCANGQAAGKRVFIRADLNVPQDDAGKITEDTRIRASIPAIQMALDAGAAVMVTSHLGRPTEGEFKPADSLTPVAARMGQLMDRNIRVIADWVDGEFSVAPGEVVMLENCRLNKGEKKNAPELARKLGGLCDIFVHDAFGTSHRAEGTTYGIAETAPIACAGPLLAAEMDAIGKALANPKRPLIAIVAGSKVSTKLTILQALAKNVDGLIVGGGIANTFMLAAGLKIGKSLAEPDLIGEAKAVIDAMQARGAAVPIPTDVVCAKEFSPTAKATVKKATEVEDDDLILDIGPETAATLAAQLKQAGTIVWNGPVGVFEFEAFENGTKAIAKAIAESSAFSIAGGGDTLAAIAKYGIEKDVGYISTGGGAFLEVLEGKTLPAFEVLARRAKG; this is encoded by the coding sequence ATGTCATTCATCCGATTCTCCGACCTCTGTGCCAACGGCCAAGCCGCTGGCAAACGCGTTTTCATTCGCGCCGACCTCAACGTGCCGCAAGACGACGCCGGCAAGATCACCGAAGACACCCGCATCCGCGCCAGCATCCCGGCCATACAAATGGCGCTGGACGCCGGCGCTGCCGTCATGGTGACCTCGCACCTGGGCCGCCCCACCGAAGGCGAATTCAAGCCCGCCGATTCCCTGACCCCTGTGGCCGCCCGGATGGGCCAGCTGATGGACCGCAACATCCGCGTGATCGCCGACTGGGTCGATGGCGAGTTCTCGGTGGCGCCCGGTGAAGTGGTGATGCTGGAAAACTGCCGTCTGAACAAGGGCGAGAAAAAGAACGCGCCCGAACTGGCCAGGAAGCTCGGCGGCTTGTGCGACATCTTTGTGCACGATGCCTTTGGCACCTCGCACCGCGCCGAAGGCACGACCTATGGCATCGCCGAGACCGCGCCCATCGCCTGTGCAGGCCCCTTGCTGGCGGCCGAGATGGACGCCATCGGCAAAGCCCTGGCGAATCCGAAGCGCCCGCTGATTGCCATCGTGGCCGGCAGCAAGGTCAGCACCAAGCTCACCATCCTGCAGGCCCTGGCCAAGAATGTGGACGGCCTGATCGTCGGCGGCGGCATCGCCAACACCTTCATGCTCGCCGCTGGTTTGAAGATCGGCAAAAGCCTGGCCGAGCCCGACCTGATCGGCGAAGCCAAAGCCGTGATCGACGCCATGCAGGCGCGTGGCGCGGCCGTGCCGATCCCGACCGACGTGGTGTGCGCCAAAGAGTTCAGCCCCACGGCGAAGGCCACCGTCAAGAAGGCCACCGAGGTGGAAGACGATGACCTGATTCTGGACATCGGCCCGGAGACCGCAGCCACTCTCGCAGCCCAGCTGAAGCAGGCCGGCACCATCGTCTGGAACGGCCCGGTGGGCGTGTTCGAGTTCGAGGCGTTTGAAAACGGTACCAAAGCAATCGCCAAAGCGATCGCCGAGAGCAGCGCCTTCAGCATCGCTGGCGGTGGCGACACCCTGGCCGCGATTGCCAAGTACGGCATCGAAAAAGACGTGGGCTACATCTCCACCGGCGGCGGCGCTTTCCTGGAGGTGCTGGAAGGCAAGACCTTGCCGGCGTTTGAGGTGCTGGCTCGGCGGGCGAAGGGTTGA